From one Ferrovibrio sp. MS7 genomic stretch:
- a CDS encoding DUF1028 domain-containing protein, whose product MTFTVVARDMETGLLGVAQATNPLSVGARCPFIRANVGAVSSQAYTDPGLGPLAIELLTLGHAPKKVLAEIEGSDDGWAWRQVGIVDRHGRAAVHTGTECKVHSAAITGEGYLVMGNLLTTDQVVPAMDKAWHDSAGELFEERLMRVITAGRDAGGDAGGHRSSCLIVYDTEAYGRTDLRVDFAPKRAGSPDAVDMLREAFDHYKPMIPYYKVRPHRPWMPGWMDWLKTQGIEFKD is encoded by the coding sequence ATGACTTTTACTGTTGTTGCAAGAGACATGGAAACCGGCCTGCTGGGTGTGGCGCAGGCCACCAACCCGCTATCGGTGGGCGCGCGCTGCCCGTTCATCCGTGCCAATGTCGGCGCCGTGAGCAGCCAGGCCTATACCGATCCGGGCCTCGGGCCGCTGGCGATTGAATTGCTCACCCTGGGCCATGCGCCGAAGAAGGTGCTGGCCGAGATCGAGGGCAGCGACGATGGCTGGGCCTGGCGCCAGGTCGGCATCGTCGACCGCCATGGCCGTGCCGCCGTGCATACCGGCACGGAATGCAAGGTTCACAGTGCCGCTATCACCGGCGAAGGCTATCTGGTGATGGGCAATCTGCTGACCACCGACCAGGTGGTGCCGGCGATGGACAAGGCCTGGCATGACAGTGCCGGCGAGCTGTTCGAGGAACGCCTGATGCGCGTGATCACTGCCGGGCGCGATGCCGGCGGTGATGCCGGCGGGCATCGTTCATCCTGCCTGATCGTCTACGATACCGAAGCCTATGGCCGCACCGACCTGCGGGTGGATTTCGCGCCGAAGCGCGCCGGGTCGCCGGATGCGGTGGACATGCTGCGCGAGGCCTTCGATCACTACAAGCCGATGATCCCGTATTACAAGGTGCGGCCGCACCGCCCCTGGATGCCGGGCTGGATGGACTGGCTGAAGACGCAGGGTATCGAGTTCAAGGACTGA
- a CDS encoding amidohydrolase family protein, with the protein MIIDIETHPLRFARNGAVNPQMSMIKHYTWCEQSPDLLVAEMEYAGVDKAFLISYDAEDIQWGSSRKGFDLEDYSGGRKYSLLGFRRYPERFYWFNTLKNPKRHDILAQVRRDFADGASGVKVFAAYIQVNLLDEAFIAVCREIMAQGKVLLLSFQTLRPPDSYTLEEYLEQLDRLLQLLPGLPLVLMQAGCVDPLTPRWDQVRRLADKHANVIMGCGFVGEIWDDETEYPFPNYLGRLRNVAAAVGTGRMMWGTDWPWFEDKFKYRQAVDSIRKHAGFWTMDQRMEFLGGTAARLMGAE; encoded by the coding sequence ATGATCATCGATATCGAAACCCATCCGCTGCGTTTCGCCCGCAACGGCGCGGTGAATCCGCAGATGTCGATGATCAAGCATTATACCTGGTGCGAACAGTCGCCGGACCTTTTGGTAGCCGAGATGGAGTATGCCGGCGTCGACAAGGCTTTCCTGATCAGCTACGACGCCGAGGACATTCAGTGGGGCAGCAGCCGCAAGGGCTTCGATCTCGAGGATTACAGCGGTGGGCGGAAATACAGCCTGCTCGGTTTCCGCCGCTATCCGGAGCGCTTCTACTGGTTCAACACGCTGAAGAACCCCAAGCGCCATGACATCCTGGCGCAGGTGCGGCGCGATTTCGCCGATGGCGCCTCGGGCGTCAAGGTATTTGCCGCCTATATCCAGGTCAACCTGCTGGATGAAGCCTTTATTGCCGTCTGCCGCGAGATCATGGCGCAGGGCAAAGTGCTGCTGCTTTCCTTCCAGACCTTGCGGCCACCTGATTCCTACACGCTTGAGGAATATCTGGAACAGCTTGACCGCCTGCTGCAATTGTTGCCGGGCTTGCCGCTGGTGCTGATGCAGGCCGGCTGTGTCGACCCGCTTACGCCGCGCTGGGATCAGGTGCGCCGGCTGGCCGACAAGCATGCCAATGTCATCATGGGCTGCGGCTTCGTCGGCGAGATCTGGGATGACGAGACTGAATATCCGTTCCCGAATTATCTCGGCCGCCTGCGTAATGTCGCGGCAGCGGTAGGCACCGGGCGGATGATGTGGGGTACGGACTGGCCGTGGTTCGAGGACAAGTTCAAATACCGGCAGGCGGTGGACAGTATCCGCAAGCATGCCGGTTTCTGGACCATGGATCAGCGAATGGAATTCTTGGGCGGCACGGCTGCGCGTTTGATGGGAGCGGAGTGA
- a CDS encoding ABC transporter ATP-binding protein, whose amino-acid sequence MAKVVDVELQAVFKRFGSFVAVDGIDLTVERGHFVTLLGPSGCGKTTTLRMIGGLEYPDSGNILVAGQHLSADLGAARPTRMVFQNYALFPHMTVAENVAFGLRMQKLPKADITTRVREIIALLGLTDHIAKYPRQMSGGQQQRVALARALVTRPRVLLLDEPLGALDLKMRKHMQNELKKLQREVGITFVYVTHDQAEAMFLSDAIVVMDQGRIVQQGTPADIYRFPQTAYVADFIGEANILPGEFGMRRGDEGSVTTALGAMRGSIAAGFQPQAQQRVLLSIRPEHVLLGAAVGGADFAASGKVVDLAYLGGVSRVGIAMNGLTLHADCPGLFQGAEGDTVNFGWKAADLRLLAHDDRFGDGKGAA is encoded by the coding sequence GTGGCGAAAGTGGTGGATGTCGAACTGCAAGCAGTATTCAAGCGCTTCGGCAGCTTTGTCGCGGTCGATGGTATCGATCTAACCGTCGAGCGCGGCCATTTCGTCACCCTGCTCGGACCCTCCGGCTGCGGCAAGACCACTACGTTGCGCATGATCGGCGGACTGGAATACCCGGACTCAGGCAATATCCTGGTGGCCGGGCAGCATCTGTCCGCCGATCTTGGCGCGGCGCGTCCCACCCGCATGGTGTTCCAGAATTACGCATTGTTCCCACATATGACGGTGGCCGAGAATGTCGCCTTCGGCTTGCGCATGCAGAAGCTGCCGAAGGCCGATATCACGACACGGGTGAGGGAAATAATTGCCCTGCTCGGCCTCACGGATCATATCGCCAAATACCCGCGCCAGATGTCTGGCGGCCAGCAACAGCGCGTGGCGCTGGCCCGCGCGCTGGTGACGCGTCCGCGCGTGCTGCTGTTGGACGAGCCGCTCGGCGCGCTCGATCTCAAGATGCGCAAGCATATGCAGAATGAGTTGAAGAAGCTGCAGCGCGAGGTCGGCATCACATTCGTTTATGTCACCCATGATCAGGCTGAGGCGATGTTCCTCTCCGATGCCATCGTGGTGATGGACCAGGGCCGCATCGTGCAGCAAGGCACGCCGGCGGATATCTACCGCTTTCCCCAGACTGCCTATGTCGCGGATTTTATCGGCGAGGCGAATATCCTGCCGGGCGAGTTCGGTATGCGCCGGGGCGATGAAGGCAGCGTGACCACGGCTCTGGGCGCCATGCGCGGCAGCATTGCCGCCGGCTTCCAGCCGCAGGCACAGCAGCGGGTGCTGCTCTCGATCCGGCCTGAACATGTGCTGCTCGGCGCGGCGGTTGGCGGAGCGGATTTCGCCGCCAGCGGCAAGGTGGTCGATCTGGCCTATCTCGGCGGTGTATCGCGTGTCGGTATCGCGATGAACGGCCTGACATTGCATGCCGATTGCCCGGGGCTGTTCCAGGGGGCCGAGGGCGATACGGTGAATTTCGGCTGGAAGGCCGCTGATCTGCGCCTGCTGGCCCATGATGACCGCTTCGGCGATGGCAAGGGGGCCGCATGA
- a CDS encoding ABC transporter substrate-binding protein — translation MERETFNMLLPSNMSRRGMLRLMAASGLMAAMPAGLREALAQDRSLNLFTWSSWGGGEFVKDAKDKLNLELRPTFYSSSDEMMAKLRGGGTKLYDMIVPVQNYIEPAVKAGLIEPLNPAALPNTKDIFEQFATSPQWRVDGKLYGIPFVWGANAMAFNRKVTGDLDSLSALFDPKYKGRIAMRDEPEDTLAVAALHLGIKKPYSMEEKELQEVKKLLISQKPLVRAYWKNVADVQNLLASGEVVVSWAFLAIIAPLLKAGVDAGWVWPKEGAIGWNESITPVKGTTKIKLVEEYANFTLSPEYGEFMARNTRYAPASKAAIARLEPQLIKDLGIDINNVGRLVFKDIPKDKSRWNEIWNEVKAA, via the coding sequence ATGGAACGCGAAACCTTCAACATGCTGCTGCCCAGCAACATGAGCCGACGTGGCATGCTGCGGCTGATGGCCGCCTCCGGCCTGATGGCGGCAATGCCGGCTGGCCTGCGCGAGGCACTGGCGCAGGACAGGTCGCTGAACCTGTTCACCTGGTCGTCCTGGGGCGGCGGTGAATTCGTCAAGGACGCCAAGGACAAGCTAAACCTGGAGCTGAGGCCGACCTTCTACAGCAGCTCGGACGAGATGATGGCCAAGCTGCGTGGCGGCGGTACCAAGCTCTACGACATGATCGTACCGGTGCAGAACTATATCGAGCCCGCCGTGAAGGCTGGCCTGATCGAGCCGCTGAATCCGGCGGCCCTGCCCAACACCAAGGATATCTTCGAGCAGTTCGCCACTTCGCCGCAGTGGCGCGTCGATGGCAAGCTCTATGGCATCCCCTTCGTGTGGGGCGCCAATGCCATGGCCTTCAACCGCAAGGTGACGGGCGATCTGGACTCGCTCTCGGCTTTGTTCGACCCGAAATACAAGGGCCGCATCGCCATGCGCGACGAGCCGGAGGATACCCTGGCGGTGGCCGCGCTGCATCTCGGTATCAAAAAGCCCTATTCCATGGAGGAAAAGGAACTGCAGGAGGTCAAGAAGCTGTTGATCTCGCAGAAGCCGCTGGTACGCGCCTACTGGAAGAACGTCGCCGATGTGCAGAACCTGCTGGCCTCTGGTGAGGTGGTGGTGTCCTGGGCCTTCCTGGCCATCATCGCGCCGCTGCTGAAGGCTGGCGTGGATGCCGGCTGGGTGTGGCCGAAGGAGGGCGCTATCGGCTGGAACGAGTCGATCACGCCGGTGAAGGGCACCACCAAGATCAAGCTGGTGGAGGAATACGCCAACTTCACGCTCAGCCCGGAATACGGCGAGTTCATGGCCCGCAACACCCGCTATGCGCCGGCTTCCAAGGCGGCGATTGCCCGCCTGGAGCCGCAGCTGATCAAGGATCTTGGCATCGACATCAACAATGTCGGCCGCCTCGTGTTCAAGGATATCCCGAAGGACAAGTCGCGGTGGAACGAGATCTGGAACGAGGTCAAGGCGGCCTGA
- a CDS encoding ABC transporter permease translates to MIRRDTSKYLLGTWTGLILLFLFAPLVVVAVFSFNNSAISRFPLSGFTLSWYAKLLQDKSIHEALVNSLIIALATVCISTTLGIAGAVGIHRYGGKLAGGLRAFALLPMMVPRLIIGIALLTFYNLLSIDLSLLTVIGGHVVMTLPYVILITLARLVGFDRVLEEAAWDLGANAFTVFREITLPFLRPAIVAAALMSFTLSFDEVVVTFFTTGNDNTLPMVIWSKLRFGITPELNAIATITVVVSGLFAVVAELSLRRAQQR, encoded by the coding sequence ATGATCCGGCGCGACACCAGCAAATACCTGCTTGGCACCTGGACCGGCCTGATCCTGCTGTTCCTGTTTGCGCCGCTGGTCGTCGTTGCCGTCTTTTCCTTCAACAACTCGGCGATCAGCCGCTTTCCCCTGAGCGGCTTCACCTTGAGCTGGTATGCCAAGCTGCTGCAGGACAAGTCGATCCACGAAGCGCTGGTCAACAGCCTGATCATCGCGCTGGCCACGGTATGCATTTCCACCACGCTCGGCATCGCCGGCGCCGTCGGCATTCACCGCTATGGCGGCAAGCTGGCCGGTGGGCTGCGCGCCTTCGCACTGCTGCCGATGATGGTGCCGCGCCTTATCATCGGCATCGCACTGCTCACCTTCTACAACCTGCTGAGCATCGACCTGTCTCTGCTCACGGTAATCGGCGGCCATGTGGTGATGACCTTGCCCTATGTCATCCTTATCACGCTCGCGCGCCTGGTGGGCTTCGACCGCGTGCTGGAAGAGGCGGCCTGGGATCTCGGCGCCAATGCCTTCACGGTGTTCCGCGAGATCACCTTGCCCTTCCTGCGCCCGGCCATCGTTGCCGCCGCGCTGATGTCCTTCACCCTTTCCTTCGATGAGGTAGTCGTCACCTTCTTCACCACCGGCAACGACAACACGCTGCCGATGGTCATCTGGTCGAAATTGCGCTTCGGCATCACGCCGGAACTGAATGCCATCGCCACGATCACGGTGGTGGTAAGCGGCTTATTTGCCGTCGTGGCCGAGTTGTCGCTGCGGCGTGCGCAACAGCGTTGA
- a CDS encoding ABC transporter permease — MRAGLATKLSFLAAPKLWLVVFFILPMLTMVLYSFWRVVDYQIVADFTLRNYQKISGPLYTGVFLRTIKLSLYVTCLSLLIGYPVAYFLARKVKRFKLTLLLLIVLPLWTSYLVRTYAWMLILGTQGVINQALLGLGIISEPITGLLYSDFAVTIALVHIYMPYLILPLYAVLEKIDPSLLEAAWDLGGGKVRTFLSVILPLSLPGIVSGCLFVFIPSMGAFVTPELLGGTRSIMIGSIIAQQFGVAYEYPFGSALALTLMGIIFALAALSLRYGKPRGVA, encoded by the coding sequence ATGCGCGCCGGGCTCGCCACAAAATTGTCCTTCCTCGCCGCGCCGAAGCTGTGGCTCGTGGTCTTTTTCATCCTGCCGATGTTGACCATGGTGCTCTACAGCTTCTGGCGCGTCGTGGATTACCAGATCGTGGCCGATTTCACGTTGCGCAATTACCAGAAGATCAGCGGGCCGCTTTATACCGGCGTGTTCCTGCGCACCATCAAGCTGTCGCTTTATGTCACCTGCCTGTCGCTGCTGATCGGCTATCCGGTGGCCTATTTCCTGGCGCGCAAGGTGAAGCGGTTCAAGCTCACCCTGCTGCTGCTGATCGTGCTGCCACTCTGGACCAGCTATCTGGTGCGTACCTATGCCTGGATGCTGATTCTCGGCACCCAGGGCGTGATCAATCAGGCATTGCTCGGCCTTGGCATCATCTCGGAGCCGATTACCGGCCTGCTCTATTCCGATTTCGCCGTCACCATTGCGCTGGTGCATATCTACATGCCGTATCTGATCCTGCCGCTCTATGCCGTGCTGGAAAAGATCGACCCCAGCCTGCTGGAAGCCGCCTGGGATCTTGGCGGCGGCAAGGTCCGCACCTTCCTCTCGGTGATTCTGCCGCTCAGCCTGCCTGGCATCGTCAGCGGCTGCCTGTTCGTGTTCATCCCGTCCATGGGCGCCTTCGTCACCCCGGAACTGCTTGGCGGTACCCGCAGCATCATGATCGGCAGCATCATCGCGCAGCAATTCGGTGTCGCCTATGAATACCCCTTCGGTTCCGCCCTGGCGTTGACCCTGATGGGGATCATCTTCGCGCTCGCCGCCCTCAGCCTGCGCTATGGCAAGCCGAGAGGTGTCGCATGA
- a CDS encoding Xaa-Pro peptidase family protein, with amino-acid sequence MLFNQARAEEVMARAGVEALIATSPENVMYASDYECVTHWINKGFQVYSIFTPNHKPKASLIAPSLELEAIVDGKVWIEDIYIFSPFKRGPAQGNEMDAVGKAGKALLERASIVSRALEGLIAAIESRGLQNSRIAVDELGMSPFIFWELKQRFPNADIIAGNPMWWEIRMIKTPDEIQRLRMASRITELAVNHAYGLIKPGVRESEIVHAYNVKIAELKGKPTFMLMGSGSRSSYPHMLVSEKPIEKGDIVRYDIGCTYDYYHSDTARAVVYGGKPSLQQQRLWDALSSGVEDAIALIKPGADVRDIYRAAMKPGKTLGLEDFDRFHCGHGIGISVYDPPVVTISDPATSAFLMPSVEGGLRPGMSLNVEVGYYMQGVQGMLCEDTMVVTETGCERLTNNSKSLIYDDFMAAAVV; translated from the coding sequence ATGTTGTTCAATCAGGCGCGTGCAGAGGAAGTCATGGCCCGGGCCGGGGTGGAGGCGCTGATCGCCACCTCGCCGGAAAATGTGATGTATGCCAGTGACTATGAATGCGTCACCCACTGGATCAACAAGGGTTTCCAAGTCTATTCGATCTTCACCCCGAACCATAAGCCCAAGGCCTCGCTGATCGCGCCGAGCCTGGAGCTGGAGGCCATCGTCGATGGCAAGGTGTGGATCGAGGACATCTATATCTTCAGCCCGTTCAAGCGCGGCCCGGCCCAGGGCAACGAGATGGATGCGGTGGGCAAGGCCGGCAAGGCGCTGCTGGAGCGTGCCAGCATTGTCAGCCGAGCGCTTGAAGGCCTGATCGCCGCCATTGAGTCGCGTGGCCTGCAGAACAGCCGCATCGCTGTCGATGAACTCGGCATGTCGCCCTTCATCTTCTGGGAATTGAAGCAGCGTTTCCCCAATGCCGACATTATCGCCGGCAACCCGATGTGGTGGGAAATCCGTATGATCAAGACGCCGGATGAAATCCAGCGCCTGCGCATGGCTTCCCGCATCACCGAACTGGCGGTGAACCATGCTTATGGCCTGATCAAGCCGGGCGTGCGCGAAAGCGAGATTGTGCATGCCTACAACGTCAAGATCGCGGAACTGAAGGGCAAGCCTACCTTCATGCTGATGGGCAGCGGCAGCCGCAGCTCCTATCCGCATATGCTGGTGTCGGAGAAGCCGATCGAGAAGGGCGATATCGTCCGCTACGACATTGGCTGCACCTACGACTACTATCATTCCGACACGGCCCGCGCCGTGGTCTATGGCGGCAAGCCGAGCTTGCAGCAGCAGCGCCTGTGGGATGCGCTGTCAAGCGGCGTCGAGGATGCCATCGCGCTGATCAAGCCCGGAGCCGATGTGCGCGACATCTACCGGGCGGCGATGAAGCCGGGCAAGACGCTGGGGCTCGAGGATTTCGACCGCTTCCATTGCGGCCATGGCATCGGCATCAGCGTTTACGATCCGCCGGTGGTGACGATTTCCGATCCCGCCACCTCGGCCTTCCTGATGCCTTCGGTGGAGGGCGGCCTGCGGCCCGGCATGTCGCTGAATGTCGAGGTCGGCTACTACATGCAGGGTGTGCAGGGCATGCTCTGCGAAGACACCATGGTCGTCACCGAGACCGGCTGCGAAAGGCTGACCAATAACAGCAAGTCGCTGATCTACGACGATTTCATGGCGGCGGCGGTGGTCTGA
- a CDS encoding IclR family transcriptional regulator, protein MPERSYSDIQSVARAAAILRAFTKADSWGPTDLAAHLGLHKSVVHRLLATMAKAGVLSHDTASGRYSIGALILQLAPKGGANNALKQLARPYLQRLVDSTGETVSLCVVEGNHGLCIDCIDSPQAMRFTVSTGDTFPLNAGCVGKVMLAFQPSQFIEQLIARKALKRYTPNTIVDPTKLRAELAKIRRLGHGFSDSEITPGSRSVGAPIYGADGQVIASLAISAPAFRMPDAKVDGFIAIVKTAAAQLSGELAGHPAEAVKIDAKPVKTKAATRKAKEKR, encoded by the coding sequence ATGCCCGAACGCAGCTATTCCGATATCCAGTCTGTCGCCCGCGCCGCGGCTATTCTGCGTGCCTTCACCAAGGCGGATAGCTGGGGCCCGACCGATCTGGCGGCGCATCTCGGCCTGCATAAAAGCGTGGTGCACCGCCTGCTGGCGACGATGGCGAAGGCCGGTGTGCTGAGCCATGATACGGCCAGCGGCCGCTACAGCATCGGCGCCCTGATCCTGCAGCTTGCGCCCAAGGGCGGCGCGAATAACGCCTTGAAACAACTGGCCCGGCCTTACCTGCAGCGGCTGGTGGACAGCACCGGCGAGACCGTCAGCCTGTGCGTAGTGGAAGGCAATCACGGCCTCTGCATCGATTGTATCGACAGCCCGCAGGCCATGCGTTTCACGGTTTCCACCGGTGATACCTTTCCGCTCAATGCCGGCTGCGTCGGCAAGGTGATGCTGGCTTTCCAGCCGAGCCAGTTCATCGAGCAGCTCATCGCCCGCAAGGCGCTGAAACGCTACACCCCCAACACCATCGTCGATCCCACCAAGCTGCGCGCCGAACTGGCGAAGATCCGTCGCCTCGGCCATGGCTTCAGCGATTCCGAAATCACGCCAGGTTCGCGCTCGGTCGGTGCGCCGATTTATGGCGCCGATGGCCAGGTGATTGCCAGCTTGGCGATTTCGGCTCCGGCCTTCCGCATGCCGGATGCCAAGGTGGACGGCTTCATCGCCATCGTGAAAACCGCCGCTGCCCAATTGTCGGGCGAGCTGGCCGGCCATCCGGCGGAAGCCGTCAAGATCGACGCCAAACCGGTGAAAACCAAAGCGGCAACACGCAAAGCCAAGGAGAAGCGTTGA
- a CDS encoding TIGR03862 family flavoprotein produces MPGLQDKTVAIIGGGPAGLMAAEVIAAALGSGGPRVLLFERMPSVGRKLLMAGRGGLNITHSEPLDGFKARYGEAAAWMARLIEAFPPAALRDWCLGLGQPTFIGSSGRVFPEAMKASPLLRAWLARLNGLGVEIVTRAEWTGWDEGGALCFADGRRQQADATLLALGGASWPRLGADGGWTALLPGIAIAPLQPANCGFQVAWSDIFRQRHAGQPLKRIALQFGNVTRRGEAVITAAGIEGGAVYALSSLLRGAIARDGAATLYLDLRPDLDGREVARLVAEPRRGASLANFLRKRIGLLPVAIGLLQEVLHGDSAGQPLDGLIKSLPLRLTAPFGIERAISTAGGIALHEVDSGLMLRQKPGVFVAGEMLDWEAPTGGYLLQGCMACGIAAGNGILSWLASR; encoded by the coding sequence ATGCCTGGATTGCAAGACAAGACTGTAGCCATCATCGGCGGCGGCCCGGCCGGGCTGATGGCGGCTGAAGTGATCGCGGCTGCCCTGGGATCGGGCGGCCCGCGCGTGCTTCTGTTCGAGCGCATGCCCAGCGTTGGGCGCAAGCTGCTGATGGCCGGGCGCGGCGGCCTCAACATCACCCATTCCGAACCGCTGGACGGTTTCAAGGCGCGCTATGGCGAAGCCGCTGCCTGGATGGCGCGATTGATCGAGGCTTTCCCGCCGGCAGCACTCCGCGACTGGTGCCTGGGCTTGGGGCAGCCGACATTTATCGGCAGCAGCGGGCGGGTGTTTCCGGAAGCCATGAAGGCCAGCCCCTTGCTGCGCGCCTGGCTGGCGCGGTTGAACGGCTTAGGCGTAGAGATCGTGACCCGCGCCGAATGGACCGGCTGGGACGAGGGGGGTGCGCTTTGCTTTGCCGATGGCCGGCGCCAGCAAGCGGACGCGACCCTGTTGGCACTCGGCGGCGCCTCCTGGCCCCGGCTGGGTGCCGATGGCGGCTGGACCGCCTTGCTGCCGGGCATCGCCATCGCGCCGCTGCAGCCAGCGAATTGCGGTTTTCAGGTTGCCTGGAGCGACATCTTCCGCCAGCGCCATGCCGGTCAGCCGCTTAAGCGCATTGCGCTGCAATTCGGCAATGTCACGCGGCGCGGTGAAGCGGTGATCACCGCCGCCGGCATCGAGGGCGGCGCCGTCTATGCTCTCTCCAGCCTGCTGCGCGGGGCGATTGCTCGCGATGGTGCGGCGACGCTGTATCTCGACCTGCGCCCGGACCTAGATGGCCGCGAGGTGGCGCGCCTGGTGGCGGAACCGCGGCGTGGTGCTTCGCTGGCGAATTTCCTCCGCAAACGGATCGGTCTCCTGCCCGTGGCGATTGGCCTGCTGCAGGAAGTCCTGCATGGCGACAGCGCCGGCCAGCCCCTCGACGGGCTGATCAAGTCTCTGCCGCTGCGGCTCACCGCGCCCTTCGGCATCGAGCGCGCCATCTCCACGGCTGGCGGCATTGCGCTGCATGAGGTGGATAGCGGCCTGATGCTGCGGCAGAAGCCCGGTGTTTTCGTTGCTGGCGAAATGCTGGATTGGGAAGCACCGACAGGCGGTTACCTGCTGCAGGGCTGCATGGCTTGCGGCATTGCCGCCGGCAACGGCATCCTGTCCTGGCTGGCATCGCGCTAA